One region of Gigantopelta aegis isolate Gae_Host chromosome 7, Gae_host_genome, whole genome shotgun sequence genomic DNA includes:
- the LOC121377119 gene encoding ABC transporter F family member 4-like isoform X2 has translation MEMSRDAPYGADLETQKDMDTDSNITGPAATSSRIDIRPNAGVKKSKGKPESDRKSVTSSSSTRGQARKTKKQPPGSQQKRRRTPSTEGDRKSIKSNASNQRVAGRTRSITSISSQKKRNISAERGGKTPSIKSKKEDKALSIKSVQSKTSVKDVPGNTKSSIDVGESKKHAVEEPMINVKVEKTAENEGVDDEPETVKIEDTPKVKLEDEPKAELDSTHDESFASSTMSKYSDEKDTTGKEETEELLEVAPAFKPPVSESDEVEDEEEESEGEESETTKEEIPKPKEETEAETEAGTEAETAEEEAEEEVDEKKLELEHEEKDQPTKEPVTVKTQKHVTTIVEPQRSSRMSSRMSRGSEYSSSLRNRRGLYDASRTSTRTSSRPRTTTTMDSPDGRTKQKEFFKEELRRLEESLKREKSKIHRPPIKKYIPYTFNNLDPYFNVHAAKYLIELPEEVRHVYTSRSTALGLCDPVQDYRMDHWAKGMEKLPHVSKPINRHHEMMKKEKKIKERESRHKTHEGSTRLPKFPVVTMKTDDLVTKQLFYSDVPMLRRELEEKYSANAQSKIDEDFKRTQEDFYRMELDRMDEYHPSNRPLMCQAYFAYLSNTPGSRKAINDIMREYKKSAKA, from the exons ATGGAGATGTCGAGAGATGCACCATACGGTGCTGATCTCGAGACTCAGAAAGATATGGATACTGACAGCAATATCACGGGCCCAGCAGCCACCAGTAGCAGGATAGACATTAGACCGAATGCTGGGGTTAAAAAATCCAAAGGTAAACCAGAGTCGGATCGCAAATCTGTCACGTCCTCTTCTAGCACTAGAGGACAGGCTAGGAAGACGAAAAAACAACCACCCGGTAGCCAACAGAAGCGAAGACGCACACCAAGTACTGAGGGCGACAGAAAGTCTATCAAATCCAATGCAAGTAATCAGAGGGTAGCTGGTAGGACGCGTAGTATTACTAGCATATCgtcacaaaagaaaagaaacatctCCGCAGAAAGAGGGGGTAAAACGCCTTCTATAAAATCTAAGAAGGAAGACAAGGCTCTTTCTATAAAATCGGTACAGTCGAAGACTTCTGTAAAAGATGTTCCAGGCAATACTAAGTCTTCTATCGATGTTGGTGAGAGTAAGAAACATGCAGTTGAGGAACCGATGATAAACGTAAAAGTAGAAAAAACAGCTGAGAATGAGGGAGTTGACGATGAACCAGAGACGGTGAAAATTGAGGATACACCAAAAGTAAAATTAGAGGATGAACCCAAAGCTGAGCTTGACAGTACACATGATGAATCCTTTGCTAGTTCGACCATGTCAAAATACTCTGACGAAAAGGACACTACTGGTAAAGAGGAAACAGAAGAGCTGCTGGAGGTAGCTCCAGCATTCAAGCCACCTGTAAGTGAGAGTGATGAAgtagaagacgaagaagaagaatcTGAGGGAGAAGAAAGTGAAACAACAAAGGAGGAAATTCCTAAACCTAAAGAGGAAACAGAAGCAGAAACAGAAGCAGGAACAGAAGCAGAAACcgcagaagaagaagcagaagaagaagtgGATGAGAAAAAACTGGAACTGGAGCATGAAGAGAAAGACCAACCGACTAAAGAGCCAGTTACAGTGAAAACTCAGAAGCACGTGACGACGATTGTTGAACCTCAGCGCAGCAGTCGAATGAGCAGTCGAATGAGTAGAGGTTCCGAGTACAGCAGTTCGTTACGGAATCGCCGGGGACTGTACGACGCCTCGCGGACTTCAACGCGGACGTCGAGTAGGCCAAGAACAACAACTACAATGG atTCGCCAGATGGCAGAACAAAACAGAAGGAATTCTTTAAAGAGGAACTTCGACGATTGGAAGAAAGTCTTAAACGAGAAAAGTCCAAAATCCATCGCCCTCCAAT AAAGAAGTATATACCTTACACGTTTAACAACTTAGATCCATACTTCAACGTCCACGCAGCTAAATATCTGATTGAATTG CCGGAAGAAGTAAGACACGTGTACACGAGTCGAAGTACCGCCCTCGGGCTGTGCGACCCCGTGCAGGACTACAGGATGGATCACTGGGCGAAGGGCATGGAGAAACTTCCCCATGTGTCTAAACCAATCAACAGACACCACGAAATGATGAAAAAAGA AAAGAAAATAAAGGAGCGAGAAAGCCGCCACAAGACCCACGAAGGAAGCACGAGACTTCCCAAGTTCCCCGTGGTAACCATGAAAACCGACGACCTGGTTACGAAACAGCTCTTCTATAGCGACGTACCTATGCTGAG GAGAGAACTGGAAGAGAAATACAGCGCCAATGCTCAGTCAAAAATAGACGAAGACTTCAAAAGGACACAGGAGGATTTTTACAGAATGGAGTTAGATAGGATGGATGAATATCATCCTAGCAACCGGCCGCTCATGTGTCAAGCCTACTTCGCCTACTTGTCGAACACACCTGGGTCCAGGAAAGCTATTAACGACATTATGAGAGAATACAAGAAAAGTGCCAAAGCATAG
- the LOC121377119 gene encoding muscle M-line assembly protein unc-89-like isoform X1: protein MEMSRDAPYGADLETQKDMDTDSNITGPAATSSRIDIRPNAGVKKSKGKPESDRKSVTSSSSTRGQARKTKKQPPGSQQKRRRTPSTEGDRKSIKSNASNQRVAGRTRSITSISSQKKRNISAERGGKTPSIKSKKEDKALSIKSVQSKTSVKDVPGNTKSSIDVGESKKHAVEEPMINVKVEKTAENEGVDDEPETVKIEDTPKVKLEDEPKAELDSTHDESFASSTMSKYSDEKDTTGKEETEELLEVAPAFKPPVSESDEVEDEEEESEGEESETTKEEIPKPKEETEAETEAGTEAETAEEEAEEEVDEKKLELEHEEKDQPTKEPVTVKTQKHVTTIVEPQRSSRMSSRMSRGSEYSSSLRNRRGLYDASRTSTRTSSRPRTTTTMAENKPKEKAKKTKKSKKVKPDWDNTVKDDSPDGRTKQKEFFKEELRRLEESLKREKSKIHRPPIKKYIPYTFNNLDPYFNVHAAKYLIELPEEVRHVYTSRSTALGLCDPVQDYRMDHWAKGMEKLPHVSKPINRHHEMMKKEKKIKERESRHKTHEGSTRLPKFPVVTMKTDDLVTKQLFYSDVPMLRRELEEKYSANAQSKIDEDFKRTQEDFYRMELDRMDEYHPSNRPLMCQAYFAYLSNTPGSRKAINDIMREYKKSAKA from the exons ATGGAGATGTCGAGAGATGCACCATACGGTGCTGATCTCGAGACTCAGAAAGATATGGATACTGACAGCAATATCACGGGCCCAGCAGCCACCAGTAGCAGGATAGACATTAGACCGAATGCTGGGGTTAAAAAATCCAAAGGTAAACCAGAGTCGGATCGCAAATCTGTCACGTCCTCTTCTAGCACTAGAGGACAGGCTAGGAAGACGAAAAAACAACCACCCGGTAGCCAACAGAAGCGAAGACGCACACCAAGTACTGAGGGCGACAGAAAGTCTATCAAATCCAATGCAAGTAATCAGAGGGTAGCTGGTAGGACGCGTAGTATTACTAGCATATCgtcacaaaagaaaagaaacatctCCGCAGAAAGAGGGGGTAAAACGCCTTCTATAAAATCTAAGAAGGAAGACAAGGCTCTTTCTATAAAATCGGTACAGTCGAAGACTTCTGTAAAAGATGTTCCAGGCAATACTAAGTCTTCTATCGATGTTGGTGAGAGTAAGAAACATGCAGTTGAGGAACCGATGATAAACGTAAAAGTAGAAAAAACAGCTGAGAATGAGGGAGTTGACGATGAACCAGAGACGGTGAAAATTGAGGATACACCAAAAGTAAAATTAGAGGATGAACCCAAAGCTGAGCTTGACAGTACACATGATGAATCCTTTGCTAGTTCGACCATGTCAAAATACTCTGACGAAAAGGACACTACTGGTAAAGAGGAAACAGAAGAGCTGCTGGAGGTAGCTCCAGCATTCAAGCCACCTGTAAGTGAGAGTGATGAAgtagaagacgaagaagaagaatcTGAGGGAGAAGAAAGTGAAACAACAAAGGAGGAAATTCCTAAACCTAAAGAGGAAACAGAAGCAGAAACAGAAGCAGGAACAGAAGCAGAAACcgcagaagaagaagcagaagaagaagtgGATGAGAAAAAACTGGAACTGGAGCATGAAGAGAAAGACCAACCGACTAAAGAGCCAGTTACAGTGAAAACTCAGAAGCACGTGACGACGATTGTTGAACCTCAGCGCAGCAGTCGAATGAGCAGTCGAATGAGTAGAGGTTCCGAGTACAGCAGTTCGTTACGGAATCGCCGGGGACTGTACGACGCCTCGCGGACTTCAACGCGGACGTCGAGTAGGCCAAGAACAACAACTACAATGG CAGAAAACAAACCAAAGGAGAAAGCGAAAAAGACAAAGAAATCGAAAAAAGTGAAACCTGACTGGGATAACACGGTCAAGGACG atTCGCCAGATGGCAGAACAAAACAGAAGGAATTCTTTAAAGAGGAACTTCGACGATTGGAAGAAAGTCTTAAACGAGAAAAGTCCAAAATCCATCGCCCTCCAAT AAAGAAGTATATACCTTACACGTTTAACAACTTAGATCCATACTTCAACGTCCACGCAGCTAAATATCTGATTGAATTG CCGGAAGAAGTAAGACACGTGTACACGAGTCGAAGTACCGCCCTCGGGCTGTGCGACCCCGTGCAGGACTACAGGATGGATCACTGGGCGAAGGGCATGGAGAAACTTCCCCATGTGTCTAAACCAATCAACAGACACCACGAAATGATGAAAAAAGA AAAGAAAATAAAGGAGCGAGAAAGCCGCCACAAGACCCACGAAGGAAGCACGAGACTTCCCAAGTTCCCCGTGGTAACCATGAAAACCGACGACCTGGTTACGAAACAGCTCTTCTATAGCGACGTACCTATGCTGAG GAGAGAACTGGAAGAGAAATACAGCGCCAATGCTCAGTCAAAAATAGACGAAGACTTCAAAAGGACACAGGAGGATTTTTACAGAATGGAGTTAGATAGGATGGATGAATATCATCCTAGCAACCGGCCGCTCATGTGTCAAGCCTACTTCGCCTACTTGTCGAACACACCTGGGTCCAGGAAAGCTATTAACGACATTATGAGAGAATACAAGAAAAGTGCCAAAGCATAG
- the LOC121377999 gene encoding protein starmaker-like, with amino-acid sequence MLSGDVYQNGQENREESENVTQERQSSSNQKQTQEENITAQSRVNSNQKDVKDMEPASIEKDVKDMEPASTEKDVTDMEPASTEKDVKDMEPASIQKDLNVKEFASIQKDLNDVEPTSNQRDVNDTTSGITLQQADESNSDEPNSRYTTSHQQDQQARAVGGTQEPGNTPRRSTSATMLQQADQLKCNDETEHYTPSDQRQCGTSEVTDTNDAKRKKSEESTTRSEVFSEANFFDDKDEKEVFDEVVEGRERYSDGSSDDDDSSFISVSLKLDDDTDSDDNGVPNEKDTEQERENKQTNNNSNKNNDEILNPENGIIKDRKTSPKARFTNSDELVDESINNGEKVCDKSFVEVTKRTSQTELESPKQNSEVNRLFANTITEDSEPGASDSDNTYCKSVDYDAQTLEQIDEISELEAITEESTDISSHTRNNMNPDEESHNQNEISATVDNSRTEFAEYSAHMLEESSNTEKIQSDKEHTSQTVESPRKDVDDEVCDKEKHRHESNSSTKAKPTSPQSDPLFVPGDCNAYQSGETKPCGLSEDETFLPVESGPPPESTAYDTPVPVEPSADSKENHSTADSNEFYMPRPQPPLPTNQMYTNRYTYRSYVAPTENYSDAEITSLPQSPHNTNKSEIEVLPVSHSSPGINQSERDVMHSPPNTNQSEIGRLYQRPLSPKWRPVLHILVQKKAVVIIQPLGLYQTACHKWPQLDHMATVLAMIRTGHKVKKM; translated from the exons ATGTTGTCTGGTGATGTGTATCAGAATGGTCAAGAAAACAGAGAAGAGTCTGAAAATGTGACACAAGAAAGACAATCAAGTTCAAACCAAAAACAGACCCAAGAAGAAAACATTACAGCACAATCGAGAGTTAACAGTAATCAGAAAGACGTAAAGGATATGGAACCTGCGTCAATTGAGAAAGACGTAAAGGATATGGAACCTGCGTCAACTGAGAAAGACGTAACGGATATGGAACCTGCGTCAACTGAGAAAGACGTAAAGGATATGGAACCTGCGTCAATTCAAAAAGACTTAAATGTTAAGGAATTTGCGTCAATTCAAAAAGACTTAAACGACGTGGAACCTACATCAAATCAAAGAGATGTAAATGACACTACATCAGGTATCACCTTACAACAGGCTGATGAATCTAACTCTGATGAGCCAAATAGTAGGTACACAACTAGTCACCAGCAGGACCAACAAGCACGTGCAGTAGGTGGCACACAGGAACCAGGAAACACACCAAGACGCAGTACATCAGCCACCATGTTACAGCAGGCCGATCAACTGAAATGTAATGACGAAACTGAACATTACACACCCAGTGACCAGAGACAGTGTGGAACAAGTGAAGTAACTGACACAAATGACGCAAAGCGTAAAAAATCTGAAGAGAGTACGACCAGATCAGAAGTTTTCAGCGAGGCTAACTTTTTTGACGATAAAGATGAGAAAGAGGTTTTCGATGAAGTAGTagagggaagagagagataCAGTGATGGTTCCTCTGACGACGACGACTCATCCTTCATAAGTGTTTCGTTAAAGCTAGACGATGACACGGACTCTGACGACAATGGTGTGCCAAATGAAAAGGATACTGAACAAGAACgagaaaacaaacagacaaataaCAACAGTAATAAGAACAATGATGAAATCTTAAATCCCGAAAATGGAATCATAAAGGATAGAAAGACATCACCCAAAGCAAGGTTTACGAACTCAGATGAACTGGTCGACGAATCGATTAATAATGGTGAAAAGGTTTGCGATAAATCATTTGTGGAAGTAACAAAAAGGACAAGCCAAACTGAATTAGAATCTCCTAAACAAAACTCAGAAGTAAACAGATTGTTTGCAAACACTATCACTGAAGATTCAGAACCTGGCGCGTCTGATTCAGATAACACATACTGCAAATCTGTGGACTATGATGCGCAAACGCTGGAACAGATAGATGAGATAAGTGAACTTGAGGCTATTACAGAAGAATCTACAGATATTTCATCCCACACGAGAAATAACATGAATCCAGATGAAGAAAGCCATAACCAAAACGAAATCAGTGCTACAGTAGATAATAGTAGAACTGAATTTGCCGAATACAGTGCACATATGTTGGAAGAATCGTCAAATACAGAAAAAATACAGAGTGATAAAGAGCATACATCGCAGACTGTGGAGTCACCACGGAAGGATGTAGATGATGAAGTCTGCGACAAAGAAAAGCATAGGCACGAGTCAAACTCTTCTACTAAAGCAAAACCAACCTCACCACAAAGTGACCCTCTTTTCGTTCCTGGTGACTGCAATGCCTACCAGTCAGGCGAGACTAAGCCTTGTGGACTTTCTGAGGATGAAACATTTCTACCTGTTGAAAGCGGGCCACCTCCAGAATCCACAGCATATGACACACCGGTCCCAGTTGAGCCGTCCGCTGATAGCAAAGAAAATCACAGCACGGCTGATTCAAACGAATTTTACATGCCTAgaccacaaccaccactaccCACTAACCAAATGTATACTAACCGTTACACTTACAGGTCATATGTTGCACCAACTGAAAATTATTCTGATGCAGAAATAACATCACTTCCACAATCTCCACACAATACTAACAAATCAGAAATAGAAGTGTTGCCAGTTTCACATTCTTCACCTGGTATTAACCAATCAGAAAGAGATGTAATGCATAGTCCACCTAACACAAACCAGTCAGAAATAGGG AGGTTGTATCAGAGACCATTGTCTCCGAAATGGCGACCAGTACTCCATATACTCGTCCAGAAGAAGGCAGTGGTAATCATACAACCTCTGGGTTTGTATCAGACAGCCTGTCACAAATGGCCACAGCTGGACCATATGGCGACTGTGCTGGCAATGATCAGAACAGGCCACAAGGTGAAGAAGATGTAA